The sequence GGTCCGTCAGCGCTGCGGTGAAGGTGGCAAGCCCTTCCGGAAAGTTGTGGATGGCGATGGCCAGAGCCGCGAAGATCCCGGTGCGATGCAGCTTGGCGAAGTCGTGCGACTCGTTTTTGGGCAGCGTCTCCATTCGCTGGTCCATTTCCTCAATGGAGTGGAGTTCGTGAGGGTTTTCATAGCCCGGCACAAGCTGGTCTATGAGAGCGATGAGCATGATGCCGGCAAAGAACGCGCCCACAGTAGCCCATGTCCCCGGCACCTCTCCCAAAGACATCATCAGAGATTCCTTTGCTTTGAAGAATATTTCAACAAACGAAACATAGAGCATCACCCCTGCGGAGAAGCCAAGTGCCAGCGACAGAAATCGCGTGTTGGTGGATCGGCAAAGAAAGGCTATTGCGCTTCCCACGCCAGTGGAAAGGCCGGCAAAAAGGGTCAGACCGAAAGCGAAATATACGGCGTTGGCGTCAAACTGCATGTCTGCTCCGAAAAGATGGATGGAAGAGAACAAAATGGAACGGAAAAGCCGCAGGGACAATAGCACGAAAAATCAATATTAAGCCAGCCATGCGATCCCTTCGAGTTGACATGC is a genomic window of Desulfovibrio oxyclinae DSM 11498 containing:
- the zupT gene encoding zinc transporter ZupT, whose amino-acid sequence is MQFDANAVYFAFGLTLFAGLSTGVGSAIAFLCRSTNTRFLSLALGFSAGVMLYVSFVEIFFKAKESLMMSLGEVPGTWATVGAFFAGIMLIALIDQLVPGYENPHELHSIEEMDQRMETLPKNESHDFAKLHRTGIFAALAIAIHNFPEGLATFTAALTDPTLGVAIAVAIAIHNIPEGIAVSVPIYFATGSRAKAFKLSFLSGVSEPVGAIVGYLLLMPFFTPTLFGVLFASVAGIMVYISLDELLPAAEEYGEHHWSIIGVVAGMAVMSLSLLLFL